The Sphingomonas sanxanigenens DSM 19645 = NX02 genome includes a region encoding these proteins:
- the tnpB gene encoding IS66 family insertion sequence element accessory protein TnpB (TnpB, as the term is used for proteins encoded by IS66 family insertion elements, is considered an accessory protein, since TnpC, encoded by a neighboring gene, is a DDE family transposase.), whose product MIPVSADVKIWIAAGHTDMRRGMATLARQVEQHLGRRFHDGDLFVFRGRRGDLVKILWSDALGVSLYSKRLARGHFIWPSAKDGAIALTPSALACLLEGIDWRNPQRTWRPSQVG is encoded by the coding sequence ATGATCCCCGTTTCTGCGGATGTAAAGATTTGGATAGCGGCCGGTCATACCGACATGCGTCGCGGCATGGCTACTTTAGCCCGCCAGGTGGAACAGCATCTGGGGCGACGCTTCCATGATGGGGATTTATTTGTCTTTCGCGGACGTCGCGGCGATCTGGTGAAGATTCTGTGGAGCGATGCGCTGGGCGTATCGTTGTATTCAAAGCGTCTCGCACGTGGACATTTTATCTGGCCCTCGGCCAAGGACGGAGCGATCGCGCTTACCCCCTCGGCGCTGGCCTGTCTGCTCGAGGGGATAGATTGGCGCAACCCGCAGCGAACATGGCGGCC
- the tnpA gene encoding IS66-like element accessory protein TnpA: MDRITVISGPERRRAWTAEQKEALVLAACAPGAIVADIARAADVHPSLIHRWRRDRTRGGYPSETGTNFVPVVMQTDASADVPSERQGLRVAAEIETRGAVIRFGAEARPELVRAILGSLR; the protein is encoded by the coding sequence ATGGATCGGATAACGGTTATTTCGGGGCCGGAGCGCCGGCGTGCGTGGACGGCGGAGCAGAAAGAAGCGCTGGTGTTGGCGGCCTGTGCGCCCGGGGCGATTGTAGCGGATATTGCGCGGGCGGCGGACGTACATCCGAGCCTGATCCACCGGTGGCGGCGGGATCGGACGCGAGGGGGTTATCCGTCGGAAACCGGGACGAACTTTGTGCCGGTGGTGATGCAGACTGATGCCTCCGCTGACGTGCCGAGCGAGAGGCAGGGCCTGCGCGTTGCAGCGGAGATTGAGACGCGGGGAGCGGTAATCCGGTTCGGCGCTGAGGCGCGGCCCGAACTTGTCCGCGCGATCCTGGGGAGCTTGCGATGA
- a CDS encoding carboxymuconolactone decarboxylase family protein, with protein sequence MSESKRLIWHEVAPQGAKALFGLHHYVVTGTNLPAELIHLIFLRVSQINGCAHCIDLHTRDLLKTMAIDKVALVPVWAEVPHLFPEQYRAALAWAEEVTLVSETHASDTAYAAAAAAFEPKDLVDLTIAIAAMNAFNRLGAPFRLPVKAQA encoded by the coding sequence ATGAGCGAGAGCAAGCGGTTGATCTGGCACGAAGTCGCGCCGCAGGGTGCAAAGGCGCTGTTCGGCCTGCATCACTATGTCGTCACCGGCACGAACCTGCCGGCGGAACTGATCCACCTGATCTTTCTGCGGGTTTCGCAAATCAATGGCTGCGCCCATTGCATCGACCTGCACACGCGCGACCTGCTGAAGACCATGGCGATCGACAAGGTTGCGCTGGTGCCGGTCTGGGCCGAGGTGCCGCACCTGTTCCCCGAGCAATATCGCGCCGCGCTGGCTTGGGCCGAAGAGGTGACGCTGGTGAGCGAAACGCATGCGTCCGACACAGCCTATGCGGCTGCGGCCGCGGCGTTCGAGCCGAAGGATCTGGTCGATCTCACCATCGCGATTGCCGCGATGAACGCGTTCAACCGGCTCGGCGCGCCGTTTCGCCTGCCCGTCAAGGCGCAAGCTTGA
- a CDS encoding MarR family winged helix-turn-helix transcriptional regulator encodes MLDVREKHDGALVWRSDIRVWLRLLSCSTIIEKRLRRRFAEQYETTLPRFDVLAALERAPEGISMGELSRALLVSNGNVTALVRQLEGQGLIESRAAPGDRRSSIVAMTEKGRTHFTELATAHHRWIKAMFEGMTRAQQLELYGLLAILKESLGGDVNEPKE; translated from the coding sequence ATGCTCGATGTGCGCGAGAAGCATGACGGGGCGCTTGTCTGGCGCTCGGACATCCGGGTGTGGCTGCGGCTGCTGAGCTGCTCGACGATCATCGAGAAGCGGCTGCGCCGCCGTTTCGCCGAGCAATATGAAACGACCCTGCCGCGCTTCGACGTGCTGGCGGCGCTGGAACGCGCGCCGGAAGGCATCAGCATGGGCGAATTGTCGCGCGCGCTGCTCGTCTCCAACGGCAATGTCACCGCGCTGGTCCGCCAGCTCGAAGGACAGGGCCTGATCGAATCGCGCGCCGCACCGGGCGACCGCCGCTCGTCGATCGTCGCGATGACCGAGAAGGGCCGCACCCACTTCACCGAACTCGCCACGGCGCACCATCGCTGGATCAAGGCGATGTTCGAGGGCATGACCCGCGCGCAGCAACTCGAACTCTACGGCCTGCTCGCGATCCTCAAGGAATCGCTGGGTGGCGACGTGAACGAGCCGAAGGAATAG
- a CDS encoding acyl-CoA thioesterase, whose product MTFHTQTVVRFAHVDPAGIVFYPRYFEMLNAAVEDMFGEQIGVDFATMHLDRRIGVPTVNLSVDFHAASRLGDLLDFAIEVEKVGGSSATLNVAVTCAGAPRLSIRVVLVCMDLAAGKSIPWPDDMRPAVTATLAA is encoded by the coding sequence ATGACCTTTCACACGCAGACCGTCGTCCGCTTCGCGCATGTCGATCCGGCCGGGATCGTCTTCTACCCGCGCTATTTCGAGATGCTGAATGCCGCGGTCGAAGACATGTTCGGCGAACAGATCGGCGTCGACTTCGCCACCATGCACCTCGATCGCAGGATCGGCGTGCCCACCGTCAACCTGTCGGTAGATTTTCATGCCGCCAGCCGGCTGGGCGACCTGCTCGACTTCGCGATCGAGGTGGAGAAGGTCGGCGGCAGTTCGGCCACGCTCAACGTCGCCGTCACCTGCGCCGGCGCGCCGCGGTTGTCGATCCGCGTCGTCCTCGTCTGCATGGATCTGGCCGCGGGCAAGTCGATCCCCTGGCCCGACGATATGCGCCCCGCGGTCACCGCCACGCTCGCCGCCTGA
- a CDS encoding bifunctional salicylyl-CoA 5-hydroxylase/oxidoreductase has product MGKRMKVVCLGGGPAGLYFAISMKLRNPAHEITVIERNRAGDTFGWGVVFSDTTLENLRANDAVSAETIAASFAHWDDIEVRVDGASECSSGHGFIGIARKRLLGILQDRARELGVDLRFESEFSADLSAYADYDLIVAADGINSQIRTVNADRLDVDIEVRKNKFTWLGTTQKFDAFAFIFEKTGAGWLWAHAYRFDDTHSTFIIESSEETWRGLGFDTMEQAEVIAACERIFARHLDGHPLLSNSAHLRGSAAWINFRRVVCHQWSFDNVVLLGDAAHTAHFSIGSGTKLALEDAIKLAEVMSRGNLARADLPAALAEYQRERHTEVMKIQNAARNSTEWFETLDRYIDFDLPQFAYSLLTRSQRVSHENLRKRDPKWLSHIESWFAERVGCNEPLPPMFAPFRLRGMDLANRVMVSPVLTYAAGGDGTPSDFHLVHYGARALGGAGLVVTEMVAVGAAGRITDRCPGLYDEAHVAGWRRVTDFVHASSDARIAVQIGHAGPRGATVADAQHPDRPLADDAAWPLLAASAAPYAADGRVPAAMSRADMDAVIADFVAATRNADRAGFDMVELQAGHGFLLSSFITPLMNARTDDYGGDLGGRLRFPLEVARAVRAAWPKEKPLAVRISANDWKGAEGISPDDAVAIAAAFRTIGVDLVDVSSGETSVDARPVYGRMYQTPFSDQIRNETGCATVAVGNIYEADHVNSILAAGRADLVALGRPHLADPAWTNRMAALAGRAPSAPAAYALGFAQLARTAPRS; this is encoded by the coding sequence TTGGGTAAGCGCATGAAGGTGGTCTGCCTCGGTGGAGGCCCGGCGGGTCTCTATTTCGCGATCTCGATGAAGCTGCGGAACCCCGCGCACGAGATCACGGTGATCGAACGCAATCGCGCGGGCGACACCTTCGGCTGGGGCGTGGTGTTTTCGGACACGACGCTCGAGAATCTGCGCGCCAACGATGCCGTCAGCGCGGAAACGATCGCGGCGAGCTTCGCGCATTGGGACGATATCGAGGTGCGCGTCGACGGCGCCAGCGAATGTTCGTCCGGCCACGGCTTCATCGGCATCGCCCGCAAGCGGCTGCTCGGCATATTGCAGGATCGTGCCCGCGAACTGGGCGTCGATCTGCGCTTCGAAAGCGAATTCTCGGCCGATCTCTCGGCCTATGCCGACTACGACCTGATCGTCGCGGCGGACGGCATCAACAGCCAGATCCGCACCGTCAACGCCGACCGGCTCGATGTCGATATCGAGGTGCGCAAGAACAAGTTCACCTGGCTGGGCACCACCCAGAAATTCGACGCTTTCGCCTTCATCTTCGAGAAGACCGGGGCGGGCTGGCTGTGGGCGCACGCCTATCGCTTCGACGACACCCATTCGACCTTCATCATCGAAAGCTCCGAAGAAACCTGGCGCGGGCTGGGGTTCGACACGATGGAACAGGCCGAGGTGATCGCCGCCTGCGAGCGCATCTTCGCGCGCCACCTCGATGGCCATCCTTTGCTTTCCAATTCGGCGCACCTGCGCGGCTCGGCGGCGTGGATCAATTTCCGCCGCGTCGTCTGCCACCAATGGTCTTTCGACAATGTCGTGCTGCTGGGCGACGCCGCGCACACCGCGCATTTCTCGATCGGCTCGGGCACCAAGCTGGCGCTGGAGGATGCGATCAAGCTCGCCGAGGTGATGAGCCGTGGGAACCTCGCCCGCGCCGACCTGCCCGCCGCGCTCGCCGAATATCAGCGCGAGCGCCACACCGAGGTGATGAAGATCCAGAACGCGGCGCGCAACTCGACCGAATGGTTCGAGACGCTCGATCGCTATATCGACTTCGACCTGCCGCAATTCGCCTACTCGCTGCTCACCCGCAGCCAGCGCGTCAGCCATGAGAATCTGCGCAAGCGCGATCCGAAATGGCTGAGCCATATCGAAAGCTGGTTCGCCGAGCGCGTCGGCTGCAACGAGCCGCTGCCGCCGATGTTCGCGCCGTTCCGGCTGCGCGGCATGGATCTCGCCAACCGGGTGATGGTCTCTCCGGTGCTCACCTATGCCGCGGGTGGGGACGGCACCCCGAGCGACTTCCACCTCGTCCACTATGGCGCGCGCGCGCTCGGCGGGGCGGGGCTGGTGGTGACCGAGATGGTCGCGGTCGGCGCCGCGGGCCGGATAACCGATCGCTGCCCCGGCCTGTATGACGAGGCGCATGTTGCCGGCTGGCGCCGGGTGACCGATTTCGTCCACGCCAGTTCGGATGCGCGCATCGCCGTGCAGATCGGCCATGCCGGGCCGCGCGGCGCGACCGTGGCGGATGCGCAGCACCCCGATCGGCCGCTCGCCGACGATGCCGCCTGGCCCTTGCTCGCCGCCAGCGCCGCGCCCTATGCCGCCGATGGCCGCGTTCCCGCGGCGATGAGCCGCGCGGACATGGATGCGGTGATCGCCGATTTCGTCGCCGCCACCCGCAACGCCGATCGCGCCGGCTTCGACATGGTGGAACTGCAGGCCGGCCACGGCTTCCTGCTCTCCAGCTTCATCACCCCGCTGATGAACGCCCGCACCGACGATTATGGCGGCGATCTCGGCGGCCGGCTGCGCTTCCCGCTCGAAGTCGCCAGGGCGGTGCGCGCGGCATGGCCGAAAGAGAAGCCGCTTGCGGTGCGCATCTCGGCGAACGACTGGAAAGGCGCGGAGGGCATTTCGCCCGACGATGCCGTCGCGATCGCCGCGGCGTTCCGCACCATCGGCGTCGATCTCGTCGACGTTTCCTCGGGCGAGACCTCGGTCGATGCGCGCCCGGTCTATGGCCGGATGTACCAGACGCCGTTCTCGGACCAGATCCGCAACGAAACGGGCTGCGCAACGGTCGCGGTCGGTAACATCTACGAGGCCGATCATGTCAACTCGATCCTCGCGGCGGGCCGCGCGGATCTGGTGGCGCTCGGCCGCCCGCACCTCGCCGATCCGGCCTGGACCAACCGCATGGCCGCGCTTGCCGGCCGCGCTCCCTCGGCCCCGGCCGCCTACGCCCTCGGCTTCGCGCAACTGGCGCGCACCGCTCCGCGCTCCTGA
- a CDS encoding fumarylacetoacetate hydrolase family protein has translation MRLVTYRRSIESEARLGAIVDGLVADIALLGRAAGVELPHRMLDFIDLGPTAIPAVTAMLADAAKAWPIGVAVPLTSVTLLAPIPRPRKNIFGIGLNYIDHVAESAAALDTSPDLPKQPVIFSKPPTTVIGPNDPVRLNANITRQLDWEVELAAIIGSGAKAVTRENALSHVFGYSLIVDMSARDCRRAGQWIYSKGQDSYAPMGPCIVTADEIPDPQTLDLWLTVNGVEKQRSNTSHMLFKVDELIADLSQGISLEPGDIIATGTPEGVGAGRTPQEWLGAGDMIVATVEGIGQLRVPVVPA, from the coding sequence ATGCGTCTTGTCACCTATCGTCGTTCGATCGAATCCGAAGCGCGGCTCGGCGCCATCGTCGACGGCCTCGTCGCCGACATCGCCTTGCTCGGCCGCGCCGCCGGCGTGGAGCTGCCGCACCGCATGCTCGACTTCATCGATCTGGGGCCGACCGCGATCCCCGCAGTCACCGCGATGCTCGCGGATGCCGCCAAGGCCTGGCCGATCGGCGTCGCCGTGCCGCTGACCAGCGTCACCTTGCTGGCGCCGATCCCGCGCCCGCGCAAGAACATCTTCGGCATCGGCCTGAACTATATCGATCATGTCGCCGAATCCGCCGCGGCGCTGGATACGTCGCCGGATCTGCCCAAGCAGCCGGTGATCTTCTCCAAGCCGCCGACGACGGTGATCGGGCCCAACGATCCGGTGCGCCTCAACGCCAACATCACCAGGCAGCTCGACTGGGAAGTCGAACTCGCCGCGATCATCGGTTCGGGCGCCAAGGCGGTGACCCGCGAGAATGCGCTCTCGCACGTGTTCGGTTACTCGCTGATCGTCGACATGAGCGCGCGCGATTGCCGCCGCGCCGGCCAGTGGATCTATTCTAAGGGGCAGGACAGCTACGCGCCGATGGGCCCGTGCATCGTCACCGCCGACGAGATCCCCGATCCGCAGACGCTGGACCTGTGGCTGACCGTCAACGGCGTCGAGAAGCAGCGCTCGAACACCAGCCACATGCTGTTCAAGGTCGACGAGCTGATCGCCGACCTGTCGCAGGGCATCAGCCTCGAACCGGGCGACATCATCGCCACCGGCACCCCCGAGGGCGTCGGCGCCGGCCGCACCCCGCAGGAGTGGCTGGGCGCGGGCGACATGATCGTCGCCACGGTCGAGGGCATCGGCCAGCTGCGCGTGCCGGTCGTTCCGGCCTGA
- a CDS encoding cupin domain-containing protein: MATGRHDQYREDVIGRANVADTEALVDFYGDLERFHAGALWTVANRIEPWQPESRSVPVLWRYRDLRPHVLRALDLVTPEKAGRRVVYLNNPGRGDDAAAAVGWLYSGLQVMNPGEVASSHRHSASAIRFIMEGEGAFTNVDGHKMPLNANDFVLTPNGTWHEHGVGEEGTTCIWQDGLDIPLMNALEANFYEVHPDLQQAVTFPVDDTTMRWGNPGLRPAGENWSKRYSPLFKYEWAPTYEALLRAAKVSEGSPFDGIHMDYVDPSTGGPVMTTMGASIQMLRPGEHTKAHREVGSFLYQCCKGRGYSIINGQRFDWQERDIFCVPSWMFHEHVNLSDSEDACLFSFHDLPVMRSLNLYRQEALAENGGHQPILA, encoded by the coding sequence ATGGCAACCGGCAGGCACGATCAGTATCGCGAAGACGTCATCGGCCGCGCGAATGTCGCGGATACCGAGGCGCTTGTCGACTTCTACGGGGATCTCGAACGCTTCCACGCCGGCGCGCTGTGGACGGTGGCGAACAGGATCGAACCCTGGCAGCCCGAGTCGCGCTCGGTGCCGGTGCTGTGGCGCTATCGGGATCTGCGTCCGCACGTGCTGCGCGCGCTCGATCTGGTGACGCCGGAGAAGGCCGGCCGCCGCGTCGTCTATCTCAACAATCCGGGGCGGGGGGACGATGCCGCCGCCGCGGTCGGCTGGCTCTATTCGGGGCTGCAGGTGATGAACCCGGGCGAAGTGGCCTCCAGCCATCGCCACTCGGCCTCCGCCATCCGCTTCATCATGGAGGGGGAGGGCGCCTTCACCAATGTCGACGGCCACAAGATGCCGCTCAACGCCAATGATTTCGTGCTGACGCCAAACGGCACCTGGCACGAACATGGCGTGGGGGAGGAAGGCACGACCTGCATCTGGCAGGACGGGCTGGACATCCCGCTGATGAACGCGCTCGAAGCCAATTTCTACGAGGTCCATCCGGATCTGCAGCAGGCGGTGACCTTCCCGGTCGACGACACGACGATGCGCTGGGGCAATCCCGGCCTGCGTCCGGCCGGCGAAAACTGGTCCAAGCGCTACTCGCCGCTGTTCAAATATGAATGGGCGCCGACCTACGAGGCGCTGCTGCGCGCAGCCAAGGTCAGCGAAGGCTCGCCGTTCGACGGCATCCACATGGATTATGTCGATCCCAGCACCGGCGGCCCGGTGATGACGACGATGGGCGCCTCGATCCAGATGCTGCGCCCCGGCGAACATACGAAGGCGCACCGCGAGGTCGGCAGCTTCCTCTACCAGTGCTGCAAGGGCCGTGGCTATTCGATCATCAACGGCCAGCGTTTCGACTGGCAGGAACGCGATATCTTCTGCGTGCCCTCCTGGATGTTCCACGAACATGTGAACCTCTCGGACAGCGAGGATGCCTGCCTGTTCTCGTTCCACGACCTGCCGGTGATGCGTTCGCTCAACCTCTACCGGCAGGAAGCGCTCGCCGAAAATGGCGGCCACCAGCCGATCCTCGCCTGA
- a CDS encoding carbon-nitrogen hydrolase family protein, translating to MSKFRAAVVQAASIPFDTPAAAAKVAGLVREAAAGGAQLAVFPEAMLGGYPKGCSFGTPVGMRKPEGRDMFSRYHSAAIDLDGPEVALLTDAARETGLFFVIGVIERDGATLYCTALFFDGAKGLIGKHRKLMPTGAERLIWGFGDGSTLPVFETGMGKVGAVICWENYMPALRLAMYSQGITLYCAPTADDRDGWVASMRHIALEGRCFVLSSCQHITRGAYPADYECALGDDPETVLMRGGSLIAGPLGDLLAGPDYGGETILYADLETDEVIRGRYDFDASGHYSRPDVFRLEVDTRPRTATNWIG from the coding sequence ATGAGCAAGTTCCGGGCAGCCGTCGTGCAAGCGGCTTCGATTCCCTTCGACACGCCGGCGGCGGCGGCCAAGGTTGCCGGCCTCGTGCGCGAGGCGGCGGCCGGGGGCGCGCAGCTGGCGGTGTTTCCCGAGGCGATGCTGGGCGGCTATCCCAAGGGCTGCTCGTTCGGCACGCCGGTGGGGATGCGCAAGCCAGAGGGGCGCGACATGTTCTCGCGCTATCATTCCGCCGCGATCGATCTCGACGGGCCGGAAGTGGCGCTGCTCACTGATGCCGCGCGCGAGACCGGGCTGTTCTTCGTGATCGGCGTGATCGAGCGCGACGGCGCCACGCTCTATTGCACCGCCCTGTTCTTCGATGGCGCCAAGGGGCTGATCGGCAAGCATCGCAAGCTGATGCCGACCGGCGCCGAGCGGCTGATCTGGGGCTTCGGCGACGGTTCGACCTTGCCGGTGTTCGAGACCGGCATGGGCAAGGTGGGCGCGGTGATCTGCTGGGAGAATTACATGCCGGCGCTGCGCCTGGCGATGTATTCGCAGGGCATCACCCTCTATTGCGCGCCGACCGCCGACGATCGCGACGGCTGGGTCGCCTCGATGCGCCACATCGCGCTGGAGGGCCGGTGCTTCGTGCTGTCGAGCTGCCAGCACATCACCCGCGGCGCCTACCCCGCCGACTATGAATGCGCGCTGGGCGACGATCCGGAAACGGTGCTGATGCGCGGCGGCAGCCTGATCGCGGGGCCGCTGGGCGACCTGCTCGCGGGGCCGGACTATGGCGGCGAGACCATCCTCTACGCCGATCTGGAGACCGACGAGGTGATCCGCGGCCGCTATGATTTCGACGCGAGCGGCCATTATTCGCGGCCGGACGTGTTCCGGCTGGAGGTCGACACGCGCCCGCGCACCGCGACCAACTGGATCGGCTGA
- a CDS encoding flavin reductase family protein produces the protein MRFDMDKLAGAERYKLLASSVTPRPIAWVTSLDPDGRLNTAPYSFFNVMGHTPPTVVLGFLVRETGEPKDTPANILAGGEFVVNLVSEADAAAMNATCIDAPPGWDEASYAGLDLIPSDHVAPPRIASAPVSMECRLLQAVHPGPQQIIVIGEVVTMHVADHLVLDADRCHLDTPAMGLVGRVHGAGWYARTTDLFQLERPRFADVK, from the coding sequence ATGCGCTTCGACATGGACAAGCTGGCGGGGGCCGAGCGCTACAAGCTGCTCGCCTCCTCGGTCACGCCGCGGCCGATCGCCTGGGTGACCAGCCTCGATCCGGACGGCCGGCTGAACACCGCGCCCTACAGCTTCTTCAACGTGATGGGCCACACCCCGCCGACGGTGGTGCTTGGCTTCCTCGTTCGCGAGACCGGCGAGCCCAAGGATACGCCTGCCAACATCCTGGCGGGCGGCGAGTTCGTGGTGAACCTGGTTTCCGAGGCCGATGCTGCGGCGATGAACGCGACTTGCATCGACGCGCCGCCGGGGTGGGACGAAGCCAGCTATGCCGGGCTCGACCTGATCCCCAGCGACCATGTCGCCCCGCCCCGTATCGCCTCCGCCCCCGTCAGCATGGAATGCCGGCTGCTGCAGGCGGTGCATCCGGGCCCGCAGCAGATCATCGTGATCGGCGAGGTGGTGACGATGCACGTCGCCGACCATCTCGTGCTCGACGCCGACCGCTGCCACCTCGACACGCCGGCGATGGGGCTGGTCGGCCGCGTGCATGGTGCGGGCTGGTATGCGCGGACGACGGACCTGTTCCAGTTGGAACGGCCGCGGTTTGCGGATGTGAAGTAG